In Bacillus kexueae, a genomic segment contains:
- a CDS encoding DUF2515 family protein → MLIDSELKQHLLNQMSSSPSFSPLTNEEKRLIQRIREETRYHNVNNINRTEAYLTFYLKHPEIHWSLLAHLVSRNAGWNMTDLQGEFLPSLLKDKERTSFFSFLERGNWLIFHDAFPQLLLYEQSKKQKKNLFHLLPHFHVSSFMEVMWNDFWTHHNHKRLTIALIVNEQNFIEKRLVHHVSSITSSLPFKMYDFLSFNHILFPYTITNGRPRLVGTTVQMFHSLLKRIELGKRLYLILRNDPSRMEQIVSWARTHPHTGSRADYWPDVFHPIKLEIKDYTFQEKIQGCQLKKGALPIYSPPLQTVWSNTTHTLEDLSDWFKSLSVLSYFSFDETPSASIQKDYCETLHTIQFAVKAKKWILP, encoded by the coding sequence TTGCTTATCGATAGCGAATTAAAACAACACTTACTCAATCAAATGTCCTCTTCCCCCTCTTTTTCACCACTTACGAATGAAGAAAAGCGTTTAATCCAGCGAATTCGCGAAGAAACACGCTATCATAACGTGAATAATATTAACCGAACTGAAGCCTATCTTACTTTTTATTTAAAACATCCTGAAATTCATTGGTCACTCCTTGCTCACCTTGTCTCGCGAAATGCGGGATGGAATATGACCGATTTGCAAGGAGAATTTCTCCCAAGCTTATTAAAAGATAAAGAAAGAACAAGTTTCTTTTCTTTTTTAGAGCGAGGGAATTGGCTCATTTTTCACGATGCTTTTCCCCAATTATTGCTTTACGAGCAATCAAAAAAGCAAAAGAAGAATCTATTTCACTTACTTCCTCATTTCCACGTATCTTCTTTTATGGAAGTGATGTGGAACGATTTTTGGACTCACCATAACCATAAACGGTTAACCATTGCCCTGATAGTTAATGAACAAAACTTTATTGAAAAACGACTCGTTCATCACGTCTCGTCCATCACAAGTTCCCTGCCCTTTAAAATGTATGATTTCCTATCGTTTAATCACATTCTGTTTCCTTATACGATAACTAATGGGCGACCACGGTTAGTTGGAACAACTGTTCAAATGTTTCATTCATTGTTAAAAAGAATTGAACTGGGAAAAAGGCTGTATTTGATATTACGCAACGATCCCTCCAGAATGGAACAAATCGTCAGTTGGGCTAGAACTCATCCTCATACTGGTTCTCGTGCCGATTATTGGCCGGATGTTTTTCACCCTATTAAACTAGAAATTAAAGATTATACGTTTCAAGAAAAGATTCAAGGTTGTCAATTAAAGAAGGGTGCCCTTCCCATTTATAGCCCTCCTTTACAAACCGTCTGGTCTAATACTACCCATACGTTAGAAGATTTGAGCGACTGGTTTAAATCCCTTTCTGTTCTGTCCTATTTCTCCTTTGATGAGACTCCGTCTGCATCCATTCAAAAGGACTATTGCGAAACACTTCATACAATACAATTTGCCGTAAAAGCGAAAAAATGGATTCTTCCCTAA
- a CDS encoding alanine/glycine:cation symporter family protein, whose translation MEFIHSLIGQANTLLWGYVLIGLLLGLGLLFTIKTGFVQIRYLGEMFRVVAEKPKKDQKGSISSLQAFFIGAATRIGTGNVAGVAMAIAIGGPGAVFWMWLVAILGGASAFVESTLAQIFKVKDKDGFKGGPGYYMEKQLGKRWLSTIFAVTIILSFGTTFNAVQSNTIATAFNNSFGMNEALMGALLTVLTAMIIFGGVKRIARFSAIIVPIMAVFYLALALYVTVINITEVPALIALIVKSAFGLEEVIGGGIGAAIMNGVKRGLFSNEAGMGSAPVAAATANVSHPVKQGFIQALGVFFDTLLVCSATAFIILLSEPYKQGLVGIELTQASLAEHFGPWATYFLAFAIFMFAFSSIIGSYYYGEANLEFIHKSKTALFIYRVIALGMIVFGSMASLQIVWDLADLAMALMALTNLIAIGLLGKFAYKALQNYMEQRKQGLDPVFYADDIEGLKGVESWPTRESKYEEAV comes from the coding sequence ATGGAGTTTATTCATAGCTTAATTGGACAAGCGAATACACTACTATGGGGATATGTTCTAATTGGTCTTTTGCTTGGTTTAGGTTTACTTTTTACGATAAAAACGGGCTTTGTTCAAATTCGCTACTTAGGTGAAATGTTCCGCGTCGTGGCTGAAAAGCCAAAGAAAGATCAAAAGGGAAGTATTTCTTCACTGCAAGCTTTCTTTATCGGAGCTGCGACACGTATCGGGACAGGAAACGTCGCTGGGGTAGCAATGGCGATTGCGATTGGTGGACCAGGGGCTGTCTTCTGGATGTGGCTTGTAGCCATTCTTGGTGGGGCAAGTGCTTTTGTTGAAAGTACATTAGCGCAAATTTTTAAAGTGAAAGATAAAGACGGGTTCAAAGGTGGACCTGGTTACTATATGGAAAAGCAGTTAGGGAAGCGTTGGTTAAGTACCATTTTTGCGGTGACCATTATATTATCATTCGGAACAACATTTAATGCTGTTCAAAGTAATACAATTGCCACTGCGTTCAACAATTCATTTGGAATGAATGAGGCATTAATGGGCGCGTTGTTAACAGTATTAACGGCAATGATCATCTTCGGTGGAGTAAAACGAATTGCGCGTTTTTCTGCGATTATCGTACCGATTATGGCTGTATTCTACTTAGCATTAGCTTTATATGTGACAGTTATTAATATCACTGAAGTACCTGCATTAATTGCGTTAATTGTAAAGAGTGCGTTCGGATTAGAAGAAGTTATTGGTGGTGGAATTGGTGCTGCCATTATGAACGGTGTTAAGCGTGGATTATTCTCAAACGAAGCCGGGATGGGTTCTGCTCCGGTAGCAGCAGCGACAGCAAATGTATCTCACCCAGTAAAACAAGGATTTATCCAAGCATTAGGAGTATTCTTCGACACGTTACTTGTATGTTCGGCAACAGCCTTTATCATCTTATTATCCGAACCGTATAAGCAAGGGCTGGTGGGCATTGAATTAACACAAGCTTCTTTAGCTGAACATTTTGGACCTTGGGCAACTTATTTCTTAGCCTTTGCTATCTTCATGTTTGCCTTCAGTTCTATTATCGGAAGCTACTACTATGGAGAGGCGAACTTAGAGTTCATTCATAAGTCAAAAACAGCTTTATTCATCTATCGCGTAATTGCATTAGGAATGATCGTATTCGGATCGATGGCAAGCTTACAAATCGTTTGGGATTTAGCGGATTTAGCGATGGCATTAATGGCACTGACGAACTTAATAGCGATTGGTTTATTAGGGAAGTTTGCGTATAAAGCACTTCAGAATTATATGGAACAACGTAAACAAGGTTTAGACCCTGTATTCTATGCAGATGATATAGAAGGATTAAAAGGGGTTGAAAGCTGGCCAACTCGTGAATCTAAGTATGAAGAAGCGGTGTAA
- a CDS encoding YkgJ family cysteine cluster protein produces MSRYLSYEQMVQICEKINEKFIPDGEAFFEQVEELFNIEEPVTFQQFMVMTLKGLLSVVDEEIEKIEQKATIKPSCLKGCAHCCYFPIIVTQAEGKMLVDYIETLPEKAREDMKAHLKDYFSSYEAKIKDVCSMPFEGDFKKTYIQKQLPCPFLDTNSNTCKAYEVRPIPCRTYLNYCDPIVCAENDVPKEPFSYEFFYAFYMQALNEVIQELVEEEEFPFHYPQDLVTYDYLPNLLKKYLHEIR; encoded by the coding sequence ATGAGTCGCTATTTGTCTTACGAGCAAATGGTTCAAATATGCGAGAAAATAAATGAGAAATTCATACCAGATGGTGAAGCATTCTTTGAGCAAGTAGAAGAGCTTTTTAATATAGAAGAACCTGTTACTTTTCAGCAATTTATGGTGATGACATTAAAAGGGCTATTATCCGTAGTGGATGAAGAGATTGAAAAAATTGAACAGAAAGCCACTATTAAACCAAGCTGTTTAAAAGGTTGTGCGCATTGCTGTTATTTTCCCATCATTGTGACACAAGCCGAAGGAAAAATGCTAGTGGATTACATCGAAACGTTACCGGAAAAAGCACGTGAAGATATGAAGGCGCATTTAAAAGACTATTTTTCAAGCTATGAGGCGAAGATCAAAGACGTGTGCTCCATGCCATTTGAAGGAGATTTTAAGAAAACATATATTCAAAAACAATTACCTTGCCCGTTTTTGGATACGAATTCTAATACGTGTAAAGCGTATGAAGTGCGTCCGATTCCGTGCCGAACCTATTTGAATTACTGTGATCCCATCGTCTGCGCCGAAAACGATGTACCAAAGGAACCGTTTAGTTACGAGTTCTTTTATGCTTTTTACATGCAAGCACTAAACGAAGTTATACAAGAGCTGGTCGAGGAAGAAGAGTTTCCGTTTCACTACCCTCAAGACCTCGTTACGTATGACTATTTACCAAACCTACTCAAAAAGTATTTACATGAAATTCGATAA
- a CDS encoding YflJ family protein, which yields MYFGSKGWYVKELKKRGIRDYEGRKLESYKTHILAKLLSKHAS from the coding sequence ATGTATTTTGGAAGTAAAGGTTGGTATGTCAAGGAGTTAAAGAAACGAGGCATTCGCGATTACGAAGGAAGAAAACTAGAAAGCTACAAAACCCACATTTTAGCTAAGCTTCTAAGTAAACACGCATCATAA
- a CDS encoding DinB family protein produces the protein MQGKNQRSIPKSFLNLGNMLWTKWYARKIKSEQLIARFLTVHSQVVDYVSTLTEKELRSKVRLSNGQQMSIGEMVEAHCNHVHHHIEQLKKGAH, from the coding sequence GTGCAAGGTAAAAATCAGCGGTCAATTCCTAAAAGCTTTCTAAACCTGGGAAATATGTTGTGGACAAAATGGTATGCCCGAAAAATAAAATCTGAACAACTTATTGCTAGATTTTTAACAGTTCATTCTCAAGTTGTGGATTATGTATCTACTCTTACAGAAAAAGAACTTAGGAGCAAGGTTCGTCTGTCGAATGGTCAACAGATGTCCATTGGAGAAATGGTGGAGGCCCATTGCAACCATGTTCATCATCATATAGAGCAATTAAAGAAAGGCGCTCATTAA